The following proteins are co-located in the Gordonia polyisoprenivorans genome:
- a CDS encoding M24 family metallopeptidase, with amino-acid sequence MTTVDASAELGDSPDEDARVRRLLDAQAKAEQLFAEITERGMIRPGVGERELSNEIRDLAADMFGVTRHWHKRIVRAGENTLQTYRANPPDHILTDDEILFLDFGPIFEEWEADFGRTFVLGDDPTKHALRASLSQVWEAGREHFRTHPYITGAQLYDRVVELSREAGWEFGGDIAGHLVGEFPHESIDAAEIESYIAPGSDGPMRRTDRAGRQCHWILEVHLVTPDRRFGGFCEELLDLP; translated from the coding sequence GTGACGACAGTCGACGCCTCCGCCGAACTCGGCGACTCCCCAGATGAGGACGCCAGGGTTCGTCGGCTTCTGGACGCCCAGGCCAAGGCTGAGCAACTCTTCGCCGAGATCACCGAGCGTGGGATGATCCGACCGGGTGTGGGCGAACGGGAACTGTCCAACGAGATCCGCGACCTCGCCGCCGACATGTTCGGCGTGACCCGGCACTGGCACAAACGGATCGTGCGCGCCGGCGAAAACACCTTGCAGACCTACCGCGCCAATCCGCCGGACCACATCCTCACCGACGACGAAATCCTCTTCCTGGACTTCGGTCCGATCTTCGAGGAGTGGGAGGCCGACTTCGGCCGTACGTTCGTCCTCGGCGACGATCCGACCAAACATGCGTTGCGTGCATCGCTGAGCCAGGTGTGGGAGGCCGGCCGCGAGCACTTCCGCACCCACCCCTACATCACCGGAGCGCAGCTTTACGACCGCGTGGTCGAACTGTCCCGCGAGGCGGGCTGGGAGTTCGGCGGCGACATCGCCGGGCATCTCGTCGGCGAGTTCCCGCACGAGAGCATCGACGCCGCCGAGATCGAGAGCTACATCGCCCCCGGTTCCGACGGGCCGATGCGTCGCACCGACCGCGCAGGCCGGCAATGCCACTGGATTCTCGAGGTGCACCTCGTGACCCCGGACCGCCGGTTCGGCGGCTTCTGCGAGGAATTGCTCGACCTCCCCTGA
- a CDS encoding NtaA/DmoA family FMN-dependent monooxygenase (This protein belongs to a clade of FMN-dependent monooxygenases, within a broader family of flavin-dependent oxidoreductases, the luciferase-like monooxygenase (LMM) family, some of whose members use coenzyme F420 rather than FMN.) encodes MTAPRKEIHLAAHFPGVNNTTVWSDPASGSHIEFESFEHFARTAERGKFDFLFLAEGLRLREQNGLIYDLDVVGRPDTFSILAALGAVTERLGLTGTINSTFNEPYEVARQFASLDHLTDGRAAWNVVTSWDEFTGENFRRGGYLASSQRYSRAKEFLDTAIELWESWRGDEIVADKASGRFLRDGAVGEFEHRGEQFDIEGRFSVPRSPQGRPVIFQAGDSEDGREFAAAKADAIFSRHSAYDEGREFYRDVKSRLARYGRRREQLLILPAASFVLGDTDSEAADLAHEVRLAQVSGATALRFLEQVWNRDLSDVDPDGPLPQFDPVVGEHTIARGRASVRSYRDPLQTAREWRERAEANNWSIRELIIEVTGRQAFVGSAQTIAERLDDSVQNDVSDGFILVPHITPGGLDRFVDEVVPILQERGSFRADYTGTTLRDHLGIDRAARGSGRAAS; translated from the coding sequence ATGACCGCACCCCGCAAGGAAATCCATCTCGCCGCGCACTTTCCCGGCGTCAACAACACTACGGTGTGGAGCGATCCCGCCTCCGGCAGTCACATCGAGTTCGAGTCGTTCGAGCATTTCGCCCGGACCGCCGAACGCGGCAAATTCGACTTCCTATTCCTCGCCGAGGGGTTGCGGCTACGGGAGCAGAACGGTCTCATCTACGACCTCGACGTCGTCGGGCGGCCGGACACGTTCTCGATTCTCGCCGCACTCGGTGCCGTCACCGAGCGGCTCGGTCTGACCGGCACCATCAACTCCACCTTCAACGAACCCTACGAGGTGGCACGGCAATTCGCGAGCCTCGATCACCTCACCGACGGGCGTGCGGCCTGGAACGTGGTGACCTCGTGGGACGAATTCACCGGGGAGAATTTCCGCCGTGGCGGATATCTGGCGAGCTCCCAACGCTATTCGCGTGCCAAGGAGTTCCTCGACACCGCGATCGAGCTGTGGGAGTCCTGGCGTGGCGACGAGATCGTCGCAGACAAGGCATCCGGCCGGTTCCTGCGGGACGGTGCGGTCGGCGAATTCGAGCACCGCGGTGAGCAATTCGACATCGAGGGACGATTCTCGGTGCCGCGCAGCCCACAGGGTCGGCCGGTGATCTTCCAGGCCGGTGACTCCGAAGACGGCCGTGAGTTCGCCGCGGCGAAGGCGGATGCCATCTTCTCCCGGCACAGCGCCTACGACGAGGGGCGGGAGTTCTACCGTGACGTCAAGTCCCGGCTGGCCAGGTACGGGCGCCGACGTGAGCAGCTGCTGATCCTGCCGGCAGCGTCATTCGTGTTGGGCGACACCGACTCCGAGGCGGCCGACCTCGCTCACGAGGTGCGTCTCGCGCAGGTCAGCGGTGCCACCGCACTGCGTTTCCTGGAGCAGGTGTGGAACCGGGATCTCTCCGACGTCGACCCCGACGGTCCACTGCCGCAGTTCGATCCGGTCGTCGGCGAGCACACCATCGCCCGCGGACGGGCCAGCGTGCGCTCCTACCGTGATCCGCTGCAGACCGCCCGCGAATGGCGCGAGCGTGCCGAGGCCAACAACTGGTCGATCCGCGAACTCATCATCGAGGTGACCGGCCGGCAGGCCTTCGTCGGTAGCGCGCAGACCATCGCCGAGCGCCTCGACGATTCCGTGCAGAACGATGTCAGCGACGGTTTTATCCTGGTCCCGCACATCACGCCCGGCGGGCTCGACCGCTTCGTCGACGAAGTGGTGCCGATCCTGCAGGAGCGCGGAAGTTTCCGCGCCGACTACACCGGTACGACGCTGCGCGACCATCTCGGGATCGACCGCGCCGCGCGGGGGTCGGGGCGCGCCGCGTCCTGA
- a CDS encoding LLM class flavin-dependent oxidoreductase, with the protein MPDQIHLAVALSDAGWHPGAWREPGARPTELLTGRYWADLVREAESGALDLVTIDDGLGLQRDDHLRPDDRTDRVRGRVDAVLVANRVAPTTRAIGVIPTAITTHTEPFHTAKAIATLDYVAHGRAGVQLRVDGSAADARLFGRRTLPDLVPGDPDPVIIEALFTEAADYAEVLRRLWDSWEDDAEIRDAATGRFIDRDKLHYIDFEGEYFSVRGPSITPRPPQGQPPIAALGHNSSAYDLIGRVADLGFVTASDATAAAATVAEIDAVRVSAGRADPVRVFDDLLVILGDTDAEAAARARRLDELAGTELRSDAPIFVGTATGLADLIEELVPTDADPGRALAGVRLRPAVLPDDLLAITGHLVPELRRRGRFRTEYTATTLRGHLGLTRPANRYAA; encoded by the coding sequence ATGCCTGATCAGATCCACCTGGCCGTCGCGTTGTCCGATGCGGGCTGGCACCCCGGCGCCTGGCGTGAACCCGGTGCGCGTCCCACCGAACTGCTCACCGGTCGCTACTGGGCAGATCTGGTGCGCGAGGCCGAATCCGGTGCCCTCGACCTCGTCACCATCGACGACGGACTCGGATTGCAACGCGACGACCATCTACGCCCCGACGACCGGACCGATCGGGTCCGTGGCCGGGTGGACGCGGTACTCGTCGCCAACCGGGTGGCGCCCACCACCCGTGCGATCGGCGTGATCCCGACGGCGATCACGACCCATACCGAACCGTTCCACACCGCCAAGGCGATCGCCACCCTCGACTACGTCGCGCACGGGCGCGCGGGAGTGCAACTGCGGGTCGACGGTTCGGCTGCCGATGCGCGGCTGTTCGGCCGTCGTACGCTGCCCGACCTGGTGCCCGGAGATCCCGACCCGGTGATCATCGAGGCCCTGTTCACCGAGGCCGCCGACTACGCCGAAGTACTGCGCCGACTGTGGGATTCGTGGGAGGACGACGCCGAGATCCGCGACGCCGCCACCGGTCGCTTCATCGATCGCGACAAACTGCACTACATCGACTTCGAGGGCGAGTACTTCAGTGTGCGGGGACCGTCGATCACCCCGCGCCCGCCGCAGGGGCAACCGCCCATCGCCGCACTCGGACACAACAGTTCGGCCTACGACCTGATCGGCCGGGTCGCCGACCTCGGATTCGTCACCGCCTCCGACGCGACCGCAGCGGCTGCGACCGTCGCCGAGATCGACGCCGTCCGGGTGTCGGCGGGGCGCGCCGATCCGGTGCGGGTGTTCGACGATCTACTCGTCATCCTCGGCGACACCGACGCCGAGGCTGCCGCCCGCGCTCGGCGACTCGACGAACTCGCCGGAACCGAATTACGCAGTGATGCACCGATCTTCGTCGGCACCGCCACCGGGCTCGCCGACCTCATCGAGGAGCTTGTGCCCACCGACGCCGACCCCGGACGAGCGCTCGCCGGGGTGCGGCTGCGCCCAGCCGTGCTGCCCGACGACCTGCTCGCGATCACCGGCCACCTGGTCCCGGAGTTGCGTCGCCGCGGGCGTTTCCGCACCGAGTACACCGCAACCACCCTCCGCGGACATCTCGGACTCACCCGCCCCGCCAACCGCTACGCAGCCTGA
- a CDS encoding dipeptide ABC transporter ATP-binding protein — MSPVSAIPVLDVTDLHVAYRINGAETEAVRGVDLTVARGETVAVVGESGSGKSSVAHAIIGLLPRTAHSTGRVHLGDLRIDELGSRAMNRIRGARIGLVPQDPGTALNPVQRVGDQVAEVLRIHGRAARKTARIHALEHLADAGIDDPQVRYHQLPHQLSGGQRQRVLIAMAMACEPELIIADEPTSALDVTVQRRILDHLAARAADTGTSILLITHDIGVAADRADRLVVMSGGQIVESGSTAQVLTEPRHAYTRRLIADAPALTSGTLAAPRDDGAPIIARADHISRSFRVGRGNGLTAVDDVSLAVRAGQTLAVVGESGSGKTTTARILAGLETHDSGVVEAGDRRGDVGFVYQNPFSSMNPKLTVEQIISEPLRGVPRAQRRRRVDELLAAVALEPGYARRPPTALSGGQRQRVAIARALATTPKLLILDEPVSALDVTIQAQVLRLLADLQRRHGIAYLFISHDLAVVRQVSHRVAVMRAGRIVEEGTVEDVFDNPRHDYTRALLAAIPGRGRTAGSATNLPKESAHA, encoded by the coding sequence ATGAGCCCCGTGTCCGCCATCCCTGTCCTCGACGTGACCGATCTGCATGTGGCATACCGGATCAACGGCGCCGAGACCGAGGCGGTCCGCGGTGTCGATCTCACGGTGGCGCGAGGCGAGACCGTCGCCGTGGTCGGGGAGTCCGGCTCCGGGAAATCATCGGTGGCGCACGCGATCATCGGACTCCTGCCGCGCACGGCGCACTCCACGGGCCGCGTACACCTCGGAGATCTGCGGATCGATGAGCTCGGCTCCCGCGCCATGAACCGGATTCGGGGCGCACGGATCGGCCTGGTCCCGCAGGACCCGGGCACTGCGCTCAATCCCGTGCAACGCGTGGGCGATCAGGTCGCCGAAGTGCTGCGAATCCACGGTCGCGCCGCCCGCAAGACGGCGCGTATCCACGCGCTCGAGCACCTCGCCGACGCCGGCATCGACGATCCGCAGGTGCGCTACCACCAACTACCGCACCAACTCTCGGGCGGACAGCGGCAACGTGTGCTGATCGCGATGGCGATGGCGTGCGAACCCGAGCTGATCATCGCCGACGAACCCACGAGCGCTCTCGACGTCACCGTTCAGCGCCGCATCCTCGATCATCTCGCCGCCCGCGCCGCCGATACCGGCACCTCGATCCTGTTGATCACCCATGACATCGGGGTGGCCGCCGACCGTGCCGATCGGCTCGTCGTCATGTCCGGCGGGCAGATCGTCGAAAGCGGCTCGACAGCACAGGTTCTCACCGAGCCTCGCCATGCCTACACCCGGCGACTGATCGCCGACGCACCGGCACTCACCTCGGGCACCCTGGCCGCACCCCGCGACGACGGGGCGCCGATCATCGCACGCGCCGACCACATCTCGCGGTCGTTCCGGGTCGGCCGCGGCAACGGGTTGACCGCCGTCGACGACGTCTCGTTGGCGGTGCGCGCCGGGCAAACCCTGGCGGTGGTGGGGGAGAGCGGGTCGGGCAAGACGACCACCGCCCGCATCCTGGCCGGGCTGGAGACCCACGATTCCGGCGTCGTCGAGGCCGGTGACCGTCGCGGCGATGTCGGCTTCGTCTATCAGAACCCCTTCTCGTCGATGAACCCGAAACTGACTGTCGAACAGATCATCTCCGAACCGCTGCGCGGGGTCCCCCGAGCACAGCGCCGGCGTCGCGTCGACGAGCTCCTCGCGGCGGTCGCGCTCGAACCGGGTTATGCGCGCCGGCCGCCCACCGCGCTGTCGGGTGGTCAGCGGCAGCGGGTGGCGATCGCGCGTGCCCTGGCCACCACCCCGAAGCTGCTCATCCTGGACGAGCCGGTCTCAGCGCTCGACGTCACCATCCAAGCGCAGGTCCTGCGGCTGCTCGCCGATCTCCAACGCCGCCACGGCATCGCCTACCTGTTCATCTCGCATGACCTGGCCGTCGTCCGGCAGGTCAGTCACCGGGTGGCGGTCATGCGTGCCGGCCGGATCGTCGAGGAGGGGACGGTCGAGGACGTCTTCGACAATCCGCGCCACGACTACACCCGTGCGCTCCTCGCCGCCATTCCCGGACGGGGCCGTACCGCCGGTTCCGCCACCAACCTCCCCAAGGAGTCCGCTCATGCCTGA
- a CDS encoding ABC transporter permease, whose translation MSDSSDTSVSVPSWSWSPTAVRPAAVWAWLRSNAAVTVAVIVLALAVGFAVAPGLFTGRDPLLAVPSEKLSPPSASHWFGTDNLGRDVYARFVHGAGLSLTATIGAVGVALLIGAILGLVAGTAGAIADGVIMRAIDVMLAVPQLLLALAIVAALGFGTTKVAIAVAVVLIASFARVMRAEVLRVRHAPFVEASRAFGVPAPVVLVRHVLRNSYAPVLALAAAEFGMAILLISSLSFLGFGATPPTPEWGSLISDGRDYLATAWWMTTLPGLAIVAVVLSAHTVGHRISAGDHR comes from the coding sequence ATGTCTGACTCATCCGACACCAGTGTGTCGGTGCCGTCCTGGTCGTGGAGTCCGACGGCGGTGCGGCCCGCGGCGGTGTGGGCGTGGCTGCGGTCCAATGCGGCGGTGACCGTCGCGGTGATCGTCCTGGCGCTCGCCGTCGGATTCGCCGTGGCCCCGGGCTTGTTCACCGGGCGAGACCCGCTGCTGGCCGTGCCCTCGGAGAAACTCTCACCACCGAGCGCGTCGCACTGGTTCGGCACCGACAACCTCGGCCGCGACGTCTACGCGCGATTTGTCCACGGGGCGGGTCTGTCGCTGACGGCGACCATCGGTGCCGTCGGGGTAGCGCTGCTCATCGGGGCGATCCTCGGGTTGGTCGCGGGTACCGCAGGGGCCATCGCCGACGGGGTGATCATGAGGGCCATCGACGTGATGCTCGCGGTCCCCCAACTGTTGCTGGCCCTGGCCATCGTCGCGGCCCTGGGGTTCGGCACCACCAAGGTCGCGATCGCGGTGGCGGTGGTGCTCATCGCGAGCTTCGCGCGGGTCATGCGGGCCGAGGTGCTGCGGGTCCGTCACGCCCCGTTCGTCGAGGCGTCGCGCGCCTTCGGGGTCCCGGCCCCGGTCGTGCTCGTGCGGCACGTGTTGCGCAACTCCTACGCCCCGGTGCTCGCGCTGGCCGCCGCCGAATTCGGGATGGCGATCCTGCTCATCTCGTCGCTGTCGTTCCTCGGCTTCGGCGCGACCCCGCCGACCCCCGAATGGGGATCCCTGATCTCCGACGGCCGTGACTATCTGGCCACGGCCTGGTGGATGACCACGCTGCCGGGACTGGCGATCGTGGCCGTCGTTCTCTCGGCACACACCGTCGGACACCGTATCTCGGCGGGAGATCACCGATGA
- a CDS encoding ABC transporter permease: MIRYLAIRIASAIGVLWAAFTVAFVILILLPSDPVSIATSDASIPADPAAVAALKARYGLDRSVWQQYWSALTGALHGDFGLSISQGRPVTDVIADALPGTVALTLTAVALAVIGGVGLAVLATWTRSTLLRRVLLSIPPLVVALPTFWVGLVLLQVFAFRLPWFPAFGDTRPGSIVLPAVTLAIPYAGVLGQVLMTSMTATDAAPFVQTATAKGASRGRVITRHILRVSSLPALTVAGVVVGNLLGGAVVVETVFSRPGVGKLAQSAVLAQDIPVVLTLVTLSALVFVTINLLVDVVYPFLDPRILSGARRRKPTVRDNDSRTELINV, from the coding sequence ATGATCCGCTATCTCGCGATCAGAATCGCCTCGGCCATCGGGGTGCTGTGGGCGGCATTCACCGTCGCCTTCGTCATCCTGATCCTGCTGCCCTCGGATCCGGTGTCGATCGCGACCTCGGATGCCTCGATTCCCGCCGACCCGGCGGCCGTCGCCGCCCTCAAAGCCCGCTATGGCCTGGATCGTTCGGTGTGGCAACAGTATTGGTCGGCGTTGACCGGCGCGCTGCACGGTGATTTCGGTCTGTCGATCTCCCAGGGTCGCCCGGTCACCGACGTGATCGCCGACGCCCTGCCCGGCACCGTGGCGCTCACACTCACCGCGGTGGCGCTCGCCGTCATCGGTGGGGTCGGACTCGCGGTGCTCGCGACCTGGACCCGCTCGACACTGCTGCGTCGGGTGCTGCTCTCCATTCCCCCGCTGGTGGTGGCGCTGCCCACGTTCTGGGTGGGACTGGTCCTGTTGCAGGTCTTCGCCTTTCGCCTGCCGTGGTTCCCGGCATTCGGGGACACCCGGCCCGGGTCGATCGTGCTGCCGGCGGTGACGTTGGCCATCCCGTACGCCGGGGTACTCGGACAGGTCCTCATGACCAGCATGACCGCCACCGATGCGGCGCCGTTCGTGCAGACGGCCACCGCGAAGGGTGCGAGCCGCGGGCGCGTCATCACCCGACACATCCTGCGGGTCTCGTCGCTGCCGGCGCTGACGGTGGCCGGCGTAGTCGTCGGCAACCTCCTCGGCGGGGCGGTCGTGGTCGAGACGGTGTTCTCCCGGCCGGGTGTGGGCAAGCTCGCCCAATCCGCCGTCCTCGCACAGGACATCCCGGTCGTGTTGACGCTGGTGACCCTCTCGGCGCTGGTCTTCGTCACCATCAACCTGCTCGTCGACGTCGTCTACCCGTTCCTCGACCCCCGCATCCTCAGCGGTGCACGCCGACGGAAGCCGACGGTGCGCGACAACGACTCCCGGACGGAGCTGATCAATGTCTGA